A region of Cucumis melo cultivar AY chromosome 2, USDA_Cmelo_AY_1.0, whole genome shotgun sequence DNA encodes the following proteins:
- the LOC107990669 gene encoding zinc finger BED domain-containing protein DAYSLEEPER-like isoform X1, translated as MDLRRSPFAQKKNAQFLREKGEKKEEEEKSSPNRSSTKLSPISELGFVRFEAQSPILFLPLSFRCKTFRPGHLDSHRGSSLTLLGSKPRGIIFPDEMATPDGENMESSGKEIMVIHHDEDHDMTTPNGENMVAREDELMETPDTGKLGSPDGHNELALVEVQPNKRRKKKSIVWEHFTIESVSADCRRAYCKQCKQSFAYSTGSKVAGTSHLKRHIAKGTCSALLRGQDKNQMVATYTPPSRGTVSDTPKRRYKTSSSPYVVFDQDRCRQDIARMVIMHDYPLHMVEHPGFVSFVKNLQPRFNMVSFNTVQGDCVGTYLMEKQNLSKFIEAIPGRICLTLDMWSSSRSVGYVFIMGSFIDSEWKLHRRVLNVVMEPYPESPNALSHAVAVCLSDWRLEGKLFSLTFNQTQNEAALDNLRPLIAIKNPLILNGQFLVGSCIAWTLSDIAKDVLESGENTIRKIRDTVKYVTTSDSHEEKFLELKQQLQVPSERNLFLDDQTQWNTTYHMLVAASEMKEVFSCLDTSDPDYREAPSLEDWKLVEILCTYLKLLFDAANILTTTTHPSAITVFHEVWRIHSELARAITNEDPFISSLSKMMLEKFDKYWKDCSIVLAAAVVMDPRFKMKLVEFSFTKVYGEEAPAYIKVVDDGIHELFDEYVALPLPLTPTYAEDGSVDGNMKGEDSQGNLLSDNGFTDFDVYIMETTSQQMKSELDRYLEDSLLPRVQDFDLLGWWKLNKFKYPTLSKMARDILSIPVSTLPPDSVFITRRKKMDQYRSSLRPETVEAMICSKDWMQCGLSEVSNALVRMEY; from the exons ATGGACCTAAGGCGAAGTCCATTTGCCCAAAAGAAAAATGCCCAATTTTTAAGGgaaaagggggaaaaaaaagaagaagaagaaaagtctTCCCCAAATCGTTCATCCACCAAACTGAGTCCAATTAGCGAACTCGGGTTCGTTCGTTTTGAAGCCCAATCTCCGATCCTCTTTCTTCCTCTCTCGTTTCGCTGCAAAACTTTCAGGCCAGGCCATCTCGATTCTCATCGTGGATCTTCTCTTACTCTTCTTGGATCGAAACCTCGG GGGATTATCTTCCCAGACGAAATGGCAACTCCTGATGGAGAAAACATGGAAAGTTCGGGCAAAGAGATCATGGTGATTCATCATGATGAAGACCATGATATGACTACTCCAAATGGGGAAAACATGGTAGCTCGTGAGGATGAATTAATGGAAACTCCTGATACAGGAAAGCTGGGATCACCAGATGGACATAATGAACTAGCTTTGGTGGAAGTACAGCCTAATAAGAGGAGGAAAAAGAAGTCTATTGTCTGGGAACATTTTACTATAGAGTCTGTAAGCGCTGATTGCCGACGGGCATATTGTAAGCAATGCAAACAAAGTTTTGCATATAGTACAGGATCAAAAGTTGCCGGTACCAGCCATTTGAAGCGTCACATTGCCAAAGGAACTTGCTCTGCACTTTTGCGTGGTCAGGACAAGAATCAGATGGTGGCTACATATACACCACCTTCAAGAGGGACTGTCAGTGATACACCAAAAAGACGGTATAAAACTTCTAGTTCACCTTATGTTGTGTTCGACCAGGATCGTTGCCGTCAAGACATTGCCCGAATGGTTATCATGCACGACTATCCACTTCACATGGTCGAGCATCCTGGATTTGTATCATTTGTCAAGAACCTTCAGCCTCGATTCAACATGGTGAGCTTCAATACGGTTCAAGGGGATTGTGTTGGAACTTATTTAATGGAGAAGCAAAACCTTAGCAAGTTTATAGAAGCCATTCCAGGTCGTATATGCCTTACCCTTGACATGTGGAGTTCTAGTAGATCAGTAGGTTATGTTTTTATTATGGGTAGTTTCATTGATAGTGAATGGAAGTTGCATAGACGTGTTTTGAATGTTGTAATGGAACCATATCCAGAATCACCTAATGCACTTAGTCATGCTGTTGCCGTGTGTCTCTCTGATTGGAGATTAGAAGGGAAGTTATTCTCTCTTACGTTTAACCAAACACAGAATGAAGCAGCCCTTGACAATCTCAGGCCCTTAATTGCCATAAAAAACCCCCTTATTCTAAATGGTCAGTTTTTAGTTGGAAGCTGTATTGCCTGGACTTTGAGCGACATTGCAAAAGATGTATTAGAATCAGGAGAAAATACAATAAGGAAAATTCGTGACACTGTGAAATATGTGACAACTTCCGATTCTCATGAGGAAAAATTTTTGGAGCTTAAGCAACAACTTCAAGTTCCTAGTGAGAGGAATCTCTTTCTTGATGATCAAACACAGTGGAATACGACTTATCATATGTTGGTGGCTGCCTCCGAGATGAAAGAAGTATTTTCCTGTTTGGATACGTCTGATCCTGATTACAGGGAAGCTCCGTCACTGGAAGATTGGAAGTTGGTTGAGATTCTCTGCACGTACCTTAAACTTCTTTTTGATGCAGCAAATATCCTTACCACCACGACTCACCCATCTGCCATTACTGTCTTTCATGAAGTATGGAGAATTCATTCAGAATTAGCTCGAGCAATTACAAATGAGGATCCCTTCATAAGCAGCCTTAGTAAAATGATGCTAGAGAAGTTCGATAAATATTGGAAAGATTGCAGCATAGTCTTGGCAGCCGCTGTTGTAATGGATCCTCGGTTCAAGATGAAGCTTGTTGAGTTTAGTTTCACCAAAGTCTATGGTGAAGAAGCTCCTGCATACATTAAGGTTGTTGACGATGGAATTCATGAGCTATTTGATGAATATGTGGCCCTGCCTCTACCATTAACCCCAACTTATGCTGAAGATGGAAGTGTTGATGGTAACATGAAGGGAGAAGATTCTCAGGGAAATCTTTTGTCAGATAACGGATTTACAGATTTTGATGTCTACATTATGGAGACCACCAGCCAACAGATGAAGTCAGAGCTCGACCGATATTTGGAAGATTCTTTGTTACCCCGTGTGCAAGACTTCGATCTATTGGGATGGTGGAAATTGAACAAGTTTAAATACCCTACTCTTTCAAAGATGGCTCGTGATATCTTGTCTATTCCAGTTTCTACACTTCCTCCGGACTCCGTCTTTATTACCAGGAGGAAGAAAATGGATCAGTATCGCAGCTCGCTGCGCCCCGAGACCGTAGAAGCAATGATATGTTCCAAGGACTGGATGCAATGTGGATTAAGCGAAGTCTCTAACGCCCTGGTAAGGATGGAATATTAG
- the LOC107990669 gene encoding zinc finger BED domain-containing protein DAYSLEEPER-like isoform X2 — MRMETDLIRFPFLPGFGKMGIIFPDEMATPDGENMESSGKEIMVIHHDEDHDMTTPNGENMVAREDELMETPDTGKLGSPDGHNELALVEVQPNKRRKKKSIVWEHFTIESVSADCRRAYCKQCKQSFAYSTGSKVAGTSHLKRHIAKGTCSALLRGQDKNQMVATYTPPSRGTVSDTPKRRYKTSSSPYVVFDQDRCRQDIARMVIMHDYPLHMVEHPGFVSFVKNLQPRFNMVSFNTVQGDCVGTYLMEKQNLSKFIEAIPGRICLTLDMWSSSRSVGYVFIMGSFIDSEWKLHRRVLNVVMEPYPESPNALSHAVAVCLSDWRLEGKLFSLTFNQTQNEAALDNLRPLIAIKNPLILNGQFLVGSCIAWTLSDIAKDVLESGENTIRKIRDTVKYVTTSDSHEEKFLELKQQLQVPSERNLFLDDQTQWNTTYHMLVAASEMKEVFSCLDTSDPDYREAPSLEDWKLVEILCTYLKLLFDAANILTTTTHPSAITVFHEVWRIHSELARAITNEDPFISSLSKMMLEKFDKYWKDCSIVLAAAVVMDPRFKMKLVEFSFTKVYGEEAPAYIKVVDDGIHELFDEYVALPLPLTPTYAEDGSVDGNMKGEDSQGNLLSDNGFTDFDVYIMETTSQQMKSELDRYLEDSLLPRVQDFDLLGWWKLNKFKYPTLSKMARDILSIPVSTLPPDSVFITRRKKMDQYRSSLRPETVEAMICSKDWMQCGLSEVSNALVRMEY, encoded by the exons atgcggatgGAGACAGATCTTATTCGGTTTCCTTTTCTTCCTGGGTTTGGAAAAATG GGGATTATCTTCCCAGACGAAATGGCAACTCCTGATGGAGAAAACATGGAAAGTTCGGGCAAAGAGATCATGGTGATTCATCATGATGAAGACCATGATATGACTACTCCAAATGGGGAAAACATGGTAGCTCGTGAGGATGAATTAATGGAAACTCCTGATACAGGAAAGCTGGGATCACCAGATGGACATAATGAACTAGCTTTGGTGGAAGTACAGCCTAATAAGAGGAGGAAAAAGAAGTCTATTGTCTGGGAACATTTTACTATAGAGTCTGTAAGCGCTGATTGCCGACGGGCATATTGTAAGCAATGCAAACAAAGTTTTGCATATAGTACAGGATCAAAAGTTGCCGGTACCAGCCATTTGAAGCGTCACATTGCCAAAGGAACTTGCTCTGCACTTTTGCGTGGTCAGGACAAGAATCAGATGGTGGCTACATATACACCACCTTCAAGAGGGACTGTCAGTGATACACCAAAAAGACGGTATAAAACTTCTAGTTCACCTTATGTTGTGTTCGACCAGGATCGTTGCCGTCAAGACATTGCCCGAATGGTTATCATGCACGACTATCCACTTCACATGGTCGAGCATCCTGGATTTGTATCATTTGTCAAGAACCTTCAGCCTCGATTCAACATGGTGAGCTTCAATACGGTTCAAGGGGATTGTGTTGGAACTTATTTAATGGAGAAGCAAAACCTTAGCAAGTTTATAGAAGCCATTCCAGGTCGTATATGCCTTACCCTTGACATGTGGAGTTCTAGTAGATCAGTAGGTTATGTTTTTATTATGGGTAGTTTCATTGATAGTGAATGGAAGTTGCATAGACGTGTTTTGAATGTTGTAATGGAACCATATCCAGAATCACCTAATGCACTTAGTCATGCTGTTGCCGTGTGTCTCTCTGATTGGAGATTAGAAGGGAAGTTATTCTCTCTTACGTTTAACCAAACACAGAATGAAGCAGCCCTTGACAATCTCAGGCCCTTAATTGCCATAAAAAACCCCCTTATTCTAAATGGTCAGTTTTTAGTTGGAAGCTGTATTGCCTGGACTTTGAGCGACATTGCAAAAGATGTATTAGAATCAGGAGAAAATACAATAAGGAAAATTCGTGACACTGTGAAATATGTGACAACTTCCGATTCTCATGAGGAAAAATTTTTGGAGCTTAAGCAACAACTTCAAGTTCCTAGTGAGAGGAATCTCTTTCTTGATGATCAAACACAGTGGAATACGACTTATCATATGTTGGTGGCTGCCTCCGAGATGAAAGAAGTATTTTCCTGTTTGGATACGTCTGATCCTGATTACAGGGAAGCTCCGTCACTGGAAGATTGGAAGTTGGTTGAGATTCTCTGCACGTACCTTAAACTTCTTTTTGATGCAGCAAATATCCTTACCACCACGACTCACCCATCTGCCATTACTGTCTTTCATGAAGTATGGAGAATTCATTCAGAATTAGCTCGAGCAATTACAAATGAGGATCCCTTCATAAGCAGCCTTAGTAAAATGATGCTAGAGAAGTTCGATAAATATTGGAAAGATTGCAGCATAGTCTTGGCAGCCGCTGTTGTAATGGATCCTCGGTTCAAGATGAAGCTTGTTGAGTTTAGTTTCACCAAAGTCTATGGTGAAGAAGCTCCTGCATACATTAAGGTTGTTGACGATGGAATTCATGAGCTATTTGATGAATATGTGGCCCTGCCTCTACCATTAACCCCAACTTATGCTGAAGATGGAAGTGTTGATGGTAACATGAAGGGAGAAGATTCTCAGGGAAATCTTTTGTCAGATAACGGATTTACAGATTTTGATGTCTACATTATGGAGACCACCAGCCAACAGATGAAGTCAGAGCTCGACCGATATTTGGAAGATTCTTTGTTACCCCGTGTGCAAGACTTCGATCTATTGGGATGGTGGAAATTGAACAAGTTTAAATACCCTACTCTTTCAAAGATGGCTCGTGATATCTTGTCTATTCCAGTTTCTACACTTCCTCCGGACTCCGTCTTTATTACCAGGAGGAAGAAAATGGATCAGTATCGCAGCTCGCTGCGCCCCGAGACCGTAGAAGCAATGATATGTTCCAAGGACTGGATGCAATGTGGATTAAGCGAAGTCTCTAACGCCCTGGTAAGGATGGAATATTAG
- the LOC107990669 gene encoding zinc finger BED domain-containing protein DAYSLEEPER-like isoform X3, whose amino-acid sequence MATPDGENMESSGKEIMVIHHDEDHDMTTPNGENMVAREDELMETPDTGKLGSPDGHNELALVEVQPNKRRKKKSIVWEHFTIESVSADCRRAYCKQCKQSFAYSTGSKVAGTSHLKRHIAKGTCSALLRGQDKNQMVATYTPPSRGTVSDTPKRRYKTSSSPYVVFDQDRCRQDIARMVIMHDYPLHMVEHPGFVSFVKNLQPRFNMVSFNTVQGDCVGTYLMEKQNLSKFIEAIPGRICLTLDMWSSSRSVGYVFIMGSFIDSEWKLHRRVLNVVMEPYPESPNALSHAVAVCLSDWRLEGKLFSLTFNQTQNEAALDNLRPLIAIKNPLILNGQFLVGSCIAWTLSDIAKDVLESGENTIRKIRDTVKYVTTSDSHEEKFLELKQQLQVPSERNLFLDDQTQWNTTYHMLVAASEMKEVFSCLDTSDPDYREAPSLEDWKLVEILCTYLKLLFDAANILTTTTHPSAITVFHEVWRIHSELARAITNEDPFISSLSKMMLEKFDKYWKDCSIVLAAAVVMDPRFKMKLVEFSFTKVYGEEAPAYIKVVDDGIHELFDEYVALPLPLTPTYAEDGSVDGNMKGEDSQGNLLSDNGFTDFDVYIMETTSQQMKSELDRYLEDSLLPRVQDFDLLGWWKLNKFKYPTLSKMARDILSIPVSTLPPDSVFITRRKKMDQYRSSLRPETVEAMICSKDWMQCGLSEVSNALVRMEY is encoded by the coding sequence ATGGCAACTCCTGATGGAGAAAACATGGAAAGTTCGGGCAAAGAGATCATGGTGATTCATCATGATGAAGACCATGATATGACTACTCCAAATGGGGAAAACATGGTAGCTCGTGAGGATGAATTAATGGAAACTCCTGATACAGGAAAGCTGGGATCACCAGATGGACATAATGAACTAGCTTTGGTGGAAGTACAGCCTAATAAGAGGAGGAAAAAGAAGTCTATTGTCTGGGAACATTTTACTATAGAGTCTGTAAGCGCTGATTGCCGACGGGCATATTGTAAGCAATGCAAACAAAGTTTTGCATATAGTACAGGATCAAAAGTTGCCGGTACCAGCCATTTGAAGCGTCACATTGCCAAAGGAACTTGCTCTGCACTTTTGCGTGGTCAGGACAAGAATCAGATGGTGGCTACATATACACCACCTTCAAGAGGGACTGTCAGTGATACACCAAAAAGACGGTATAAAACTTCTAGTTCACCTTATGTTGTGTTCGACCAGGATCGTTGCCGTCAAGACATTGCCCGAATGGTTATCATGCACGACTATCCACTTCACATGGTCGAGCATCCTGGATTTGTATCATTTGTCAAGAACCTTCAGCCTCGATTCAACATGGTGAGCTTCAATACGGTTCAAGGGGATTGTGTTGGAACTTATTTAATGGAGAAGCAAAACCTTAGCAAGTTTATAGAAGCCATTCCAGGTCGTATATGCCTTACCCTTGACATGTGGAGTTCTAGTAGATCAGTAGGTTATGTTTTTATTATGGGTAGTTTCATTGATAGTGAATGGAAGTTGCATAGACGTGTTTTGAATGTTGTAATGGAACCATATCCAGAATCACCTAATGCACTTAGTCATGCTGTTGCCGTGTGTCTCTCTGATTGGAGATTAGAAGGGAAGTTATTCTCTCTTACGTTTAACCAAACACAGAATGAAGCAGCCCTTGACAATCTCAGGCCCTTAATTGCCATAAAAAACCCCCTTATTCTAAATGGTCAGTTTTTAGTTGGAAGCTGTATTGCCTGGACTTTGAGCGACATTGCAAAAGATGTATTAGAATCAGGAGAAAATACAATAAGGAAAATTCGTGACACTGTGAAATATGTGACAACTTCCGATTCTCATGAGGAAAAATTTTTGGAGCTTAAGCAACAACTTCAAGTTCCTAGTGAGAGGAATCTCTTTCTTGATGATCAAACACAGTGGAATACGACTTATCATATGTTGGTGGCTGCCTCCGAGATGAAAGAAGTATTTTCCTGTTTGGATACGTCTGATCCTGATTACAGGGAAGCTCCGTCACTGGAAGATTGGAAGTTGGTTGAGATTCTCTGCACGTACCTTAAACTTCTTTTTGATGCAGCAAATATCCTTACCACCACGACTCACCCATCTGCCATTACTGTCTTTCATGAAGTATGGAGAATTCATTCAGAATTAGCTCGAGCAATTACAAATGAGGATCCCTTCATAAGCAGCCTTAGTAAAATGATGCTAGAGAAGTTCGATAAATATTGGAAAGATTGCAGCATAGTCTTGGCAGCCGCTGTTGTAATGGATCCTCGGTTCAAGATGAAGCTTGTTGAGTTTAGTTTCACCAAAGTCTATGGTGAAGAAGCTCCTGCATACATTAAGGTTGTTGACGATGGAATTCATGAGCTATTTGATGAATATGTGGCCCTGCCTCTACCATTAACCCCAACTTATGCTGAAGATGGAAGTGTTGATGGTAACATGAAGGGAGAAGATTCTCAGGGAAATCTTTTGTCAGATAACGGATTTACAGATTTTGATGTCTACATTATGGAGACCACCAGCCAACAGATGAAGTCAGAGCTCGACCGATATTTGGAAGATTCTTTGTTACCCCGTGTGCAAGACTTCGATCTATTGGGATGGTGGAAATTGAACAAGTTTAAATACCCTACTCTTTCAAAGATGGCTCGTGATATCTTGTCTATTCCAGTTTCTACACTTCCTCCGGACTCCGTCTTTATTACCAGGAGGAAGAAAATGGATCAGTATCGCAGCTCGCTGCGCCCCGAGACCGTAGAAGCAATGATATGTTCCAAGGACTGGATGCAATGTGGATTAAGCGAAGTCTCTAACGCCCTGGTAAGGATGGAATATTAG